TTTGCAGGTCTTTTTTATATTCATCCAAATCAAAAGGCGCTGCATTTAACGCTTTCCGCTGCTCTGAGGTAAGCTCTTCTACTTTTTCGTAAAACCCTGGAATGGTGATGTGACCGTTTTCATCTTTCAGCGACGCGATCATTTCGCACAATACATTAATAGGGTTTGCGACGCCGCCGCCATAAACGCCCGAATGCAGGTCGCGGTTTGCGCCTGTTACTTCCACTTCCACATATGTCAAGCCGCGCAGGCCGGTCTCGATAGAAGGCACATCGTTCGCGATAATGCTTGTATCGGATATCAGAATGGTGTCACAGCGAAGCATTTCACGATGTTCTTTTACAAATGTCCCGAGATTGGAAGAGCCTATTTCTTCTTCTCCCTCGATCATGATTTTTACATTGCAAGCCAGGTTGCCAGTCTCAACCATCATTTCCAGCGCTTTGATATGCATATAAAACTGACCTTTATCATCGCACGCGCCGCGCGCATAGATGCGCTCGTTTTTGATCACCGGCTCAAAAGGAGGCGAATTCCACAGTTCGTATGGATCGGCGGGCTGCACATCATAATGCCCGTAAATGAGCACAGTAGGCAATTTCGGATCAATGATCTTTTCGCCGTACACAACCGGATGTCCGGCAGTTTGGTAGATCTCAGCTCTGTCTGCGCCGGCTTTCTGGATGCTGTCCCGCACAAATTCGGCGGCAGTCAGCATATCGTTTTTGAATTTGGAATCCGCACTCACAGACGGAATGCGCAGTAAATCGAGTAATTCACTTAAAAATCTATCGCGGTTTTCTTCTATGTAAGTCTGCATTGCTGTTGATTAAAATGTGGGGACAAGTTAAAAAAATAACCCCTAAGGTTTCCCCAGGGGTTAGTATTTCTTGGTTTTAAAGAACCTAAGAGCGGACTGCTGATTTCGATTTTCCGAAAAGATTGACCCGGTTTTCGTTACCGTTTAAGAGTCTTACAATGTTTTTTTGATGCGTAAAAACGACCAGAATAAACATGACGAAACCAAATACGACCAGTAGCGGCTCCGGGTGGCCAAACATACCTGCCCAGGAAAGTACCGGGAAAGCCAGTGTCGCCAGAATAGAGCTTAGTGAAACGTACTGAGATGCAAGTAGTGTCAGAATAAATATGGTAATGCAAACAGAAGCTAATTCAGGGTGGATCGCCAGGACCATGCCCAGCAAAGTTGCAATTCCCTTTCCGCCTTTAAAATTTACGAAAACAGGGAAAATATGACCGATAATCGCGATAATCCCGAAAAGGATCTTGTACACGAGCAGCTCGGTTTCGCCGATTTCATTCATATAAAATAGCATTGAAGCAAGACAGGTAGCTGTCCAGCCTTTCAATACATCGATCAGCATCACGACTGTTCCGGCTCTTTTGCCCAGCACCCTGAATGTATTGGTAGCACCTGCATTCCCACTTCCCTGCTTGCGTACGTCGATTCCAAAATAACCTATTCCGTACCAGACTGAGCTGGGTATAGAACCTAACAAATAAGCGGCAACAATTGATACTATTAATAAGGCAACACTCATTTTGTATTATTCAATGATAAATTTAAATTACAATCAGTTTTCTTCAAAAATACGATAGTTAGAGGATTTTCCAAGTAAAAAGTCCGTAAAACTACGATTCTATCACCAAATTTTCAAAGTGTAGCATAAAGTATTGCAATTATTAAAATTAGCTTAGAATCCTTCTGTTGGCTCTTCTTTTTTCTTCTTTTGCGCTGCCGGTGCGCTCACCGGCTTCTTCTTCGTTGTGCTCTTTACAAGCTTTGCTTTTTTGATAGCAGGCTGATAAAAATCATCAAACCGGTTCACAAACATATCCTTCTCTTCCGACCCGATTGACACCAATGTCATGTCTTTCGATTTCACATTTTTAGACTTCGCGGTGAT
This Dyadobacter sp. UC 10 DNA region includes the following protein-coding sequences:
- the plsY gene encoding glycerol-3-phosphate 1-O-acyltransferase PlsY produces the protein MSVALLIVSIVAAYLLGSIPSSVWYGIGYFGIDVRKQGSGNAGATNTFRVLGKRAGTVVMLIDVLKGWTATCLASMLFYMNEIGETELLVYKILFGIIAIIGHIFPVFVNFKGGKGIATLLGMVLAIHPELASVCITIFILTLLASQYVSLSSILATLAFPVLSWAGMFGHPEPLLVVFGFVMFILVVFTHQKNIVRLLNGNENRVNLFGKSKSAVRS
- a CDS encoding dipeptidase, coding for MQTYIEENRDRFLSELLDLLRIPSVSADSKFKNDMLTAAEFVRDSIQKAGADRAEIYQTAGHPVVYGEKIIDPKLPTVLIYGHYDVQPADPYELWNSPPFEPVIKNERIYARGACDDKGQFYMHIKALEMMVETGNLACNVKIMIEGEEEIGSSNLGTFVKEHREMLRCDTILISDTSIIANDVPSIETGLRGLTYVEVEVTGANRDLHSGVYGGGVANPINVLCEMIASLKDENGHITIPGFYEKVEELTSEQRKALNAAPFDLDEYKKDLQIDDIHGEAGYSTIERTSVRPTLDVNGIWGGYIGEGAKTVLPSKANAKISMRLVPHQTDDEILELFTKHFESIAPASVKVKVTPHHGGLPYVTPTDSIEYKAAELAMEEAFGKKPIPTRGGGSIPIVALFEQELGCKSILMGFGLDIDALHSPNESYGLFNYYKGIETIPLFFKHYAALKK